From a region of the Rhodococcus sp. 4CII genome:
- a CDS encoding ABC transporter permease: MSSALAAPEAPVTTDPAVPRTPAPAPPEPGVGRRVGAALGPVAWRILKPSIAIVAFLALWEIAPRVGLVDEVFLPPFSTVVGAFADLAGSGELWEHVSASLSRALIGFFVAVVIAIPLGIAIAWYRPVSDFLNPILELFRNTAALALLPVFILILGIGEESKIALVIYACTFPILLNTISGVRTVDPLLIKSASSLGLSPVRLFQKVVLPAAVPTIFTGIRMAAASSILVLIAAEMVGAKAGLGYLITASQFNFQIPNMYAGIVAISVLGLSLNAVLVLIERRLSRWRV, translated from the coding sequence ATGTCTAGCGCACTCGCGGCACCGGAAGCTCCCGTCACAACCGATCCGGCGGTGCCCCGGACGCCCGCTCCGGCCCCACCGGAGCCGGGTGTCGGCCGGCGTGTCGGTGCGGCCCTGGGGCCCGTCGCCTGGCGCATTCTCAAGCCGTCGATCGCGATCGTCGCCTTCCTCGCGCTGTGGGAGATCGCACCCCGCGTCGGCCTCGTCGACGAGGTGTTCCTGCCCCCGTTCAGCACGGTCGTCGGAGCGTTCGCCGATCTGGCCGGCAGCGGGGAACTGTGGGAGCACGTGTCCGCGAGCCTCTCCCGCGCCCTGATCGGATTCTTCGTGGCGGTCGTGATCGCGATTCCGCTGGGCATCGCGATCGCCTGGTACCGGCCCGTCTCGGATTTCCTGAACCCGATCCTCGAACTGTTCCGCAACACGGCGGCGCTGGCATTGCTTCCCGTCTTCATCCTGATTCTCGGCATCGGCGAGGAATCCAAGATCGCCCTCGTCATCTACGCGTGCACCTTCCCGATCCTGCTGAACACGATCTCCGGTGTCCGCACCGTCGACCCGTTGTTGATCAAGTCGGCCTCCTCGCTCGGACTGTCGCCGGTGCGGCTGTTCCAGAAGGTGGTGCTGCCCGCTGCGGTCCCCACCATCTTCACCGGTATCCGCATGGCCGCGGCGTCGTCCATCCTCGTGCTGATCGCCGCCGAGATGGTCGGGGCGAAGGCCGGGCTCGGCTACCTGATCACCGCGTCCCAGTTCAACTTCCAGATCCCCAACATGTATGCGGGCATCGTCGCGATCTCGGTTCTCGGGCTATCGCTGAACGCCGTCCTCGTCCTGATCGAACGCCGGC